The segment TTGAACGACGACCATTGTCAATCAATGCGTCAACAGCTTCTTGAAGCATACGTTTTTCGTTTTGAACGATAACTTGTGGTGTACCCATTTCAAGTAAACGTTTCAGACGGTTATTACGTGTGATTACACGACGGTATAAGTCGTTTGCATCTGAAGCAGCAAAACGGCCACCATCAAGTTGTAACATCGGACGTAAATCTGGTGGAATAACTGGAAGTTCAGTCAGTACCATACATTCTGGCATGTTATCAGAATTAATAAATGCTTCAACCGTTTCAAGACGGCGAATTAACTTCTTACGCTTGTCGCCTTTAGCATTTTCTAATAACTCAAGAATTTCATTACGTTCTTTTTCTAAATCCATATTTTCAAGCAAGGTTTTAATACCTTCTCCACCTGCTTGAGCTACGAAACCATTCGGTCCGTATTGATTGATGTATTCACGATATTCGCGGTCATCAATAATTTGTTTGTATTGTAATCCTGATTTCTTAGGATCCACAATAACCCATTTTACGAAGTACACAACTTCTTCCAAAATTTTAGGGGTAATGTTTAGTAATAAACTCATGCGTGATGGAATACCACGTAAATACCAAATATGTGCAACAGGTGCAGCTAACGTAATGTGTCCCATACGTTCACGACGCACAGCAGATTTCGTTACTTCCACGCCACAACGATCACAAATAACACCACGGTAACGTACTTTCTTGTACTTACCACAGTAACATTCCCAATCCTTTGTAGGACCAAAAATCTTTTCACAGAACAATCCATCACGTTCCGGTTTTTGTGAACGATAGTTAATTGTTTCTGGTTTTTTAACTTCTCCATGAGACCATTCTAGAATGCGCTCAGGGGACGCTAAAGCGAGTTGTATCGAGTCAAAATTATTAATACTCATGAGATTACCGCCTCCTTCTACGCTTGCTCATCAAGGTTTAGTGATTCAACCTCATTAGTTTCTTCGATTTCCACAACAATTTCTGGTTGCGGAACATCTTGTGATGGTGCTGAAGCAACTTCTTCATCACCATCTACAAGACTTTCTTTGATTTCTTCTTTGTTTTGGTCCAAGAATTTCACATCAAGTGCAAGTGCTTGGAGTTCATGTTTAAGTACTCGGAATGATTCTGGAATTCCAGGTTCTGGAATATCTTCACCATTTTGAATAGCGGCATAAGTCTTTGTACGTCCATTTACGTCATCGGACTTAATGGTAAGGATTTCTTGAAGTGTGTTTGCAGCTCCATAAGCATAGAGTGCCCAAACTTCCATCTCTCCAAATCTTTGTCCACCATTTTGTGCTTTACCACCAAGTGGTTGTTGGGTAACAAGTGAGTAAGGTCCTGTTGCACGAGCATGAAGTTTATCATCAATCATATGTGATAACTTAAGCATGTACATAACACCTACTGAAATACGTTCATCATAACGCTCACCAGTTTGTCCATCATAAAGTACCATCTTACCATCAGGTGAAACGTTACCTTCTTTCATGATATTAAACAGTTCATCTGTTTCAATACCATCGAAAACACTTGTAGCAAACTTAATATTTAAGTTCTTCGCTGCAATACCCAGATGTAATTCTAAGATTTGTCCAATGTTCATACGACTTGGAACCCCAAGAGGGTTAAGCATAATATCAACAGGTGTACCATCTTCCATGTATGGCATATCTTCTACAGGAAGAATCTTAGAGATAACCCCTTTATTACCGTGACGTCCAGCCATCTTGTCACCTTCATGGATTTTACGTTTTTGAACGATGTAAACCTTAACAGATTCACTTACTCCAGGTGGCAAGTCATGTCCTTCCGCGCGGCTAAAAATCTTGATATCTTGAACAATACCTGATCCACCGTGTGGAACTTTAAGTGAGTTATCTCGTACTTCACGGGATTTTTCACCAAAGATTGCAAGTAATAATTTTTCTTCTGGAGAAATTTCGCTTTGTCCTTTAGGTGTTACTTTACCCACTAGGATATCGCCTTCTTTAACTTCAGCCCCAATCATAACGATTCCGCGTGCATCAAGATGACGGCATGCAACTTCACTTACGTTTGGTATATCACGGGTAATTTCTTCAGGTCCAAGTTTTGTCTCACGAACTTCAAGTGTATATTCTTCAATATGAATTGATGTATAGACATCTTCTTTTACAAGACGTTCACTCATGATGATCGCATCTTCATAGTTATATCCGTTCCAAGTCATAAATGCGACTGTAACGTTTTGACCAAGAGCAAGCTCACCATTTTGCATGGATGGACCATCCGCAAGGATGTCACCATTTGAAACTTTTTCACCAAGAGCCACTAAAGGTTTTTGGTTAATACATGTTCCTTGGTTTGATCGTCTGAATTTTTGTAATAAATATGTACGTTCTTTTCCTGATACTCCGTTTACAATAACGCGGTTTGCATCAACATAAGAAACGATTCCGTCTTCATGACAGATTACCGCACTCCCTGAATCCTTTGCAATACGGTGTTCAATACCAGTACCAACAAATGGTGAGTTCGGTTTTAAAAGCGGAACAGCTTGACGTTGCATGTTGGCACCCATGAGAGCACGAGAAGCATCATCATTTTCCAAGAATGGAATCGCCGCAGTCGCAACAGAAACAATTTGTTTAGGACTCACGTCAATAAGTTCTACAGTGTCACGGTGGGCAAGAATATTTTCACCACGGTAACGAACAACAACTTCTTCGTTCACAAGTTTGTGATCTTGCACTTCGTTCGCTTGCGCAATAACATATTCAAACTCATCGTCTGCAGATAGATAAATAATATCTTCAGTAACGGTTCCATCTGGAGTAACGATTCGGTATGGTGTTTGAATAAAACCATACTTGTCAATTTTTCCATATGACGTTAAGTTCGAAATCAACCCGATATTTGGTCCTTCAGGTGTTTCGATTGGACAAATACGACCGTAGTGTGATGTATGAACATCTCGAACTTCGAAACCAGCACGGTCACGTGTAAGTCCACCCGGTCCTAAAGCTGAAATACGACGTTTGTTTGTAAGTTCAGCAAGTGGGTTTAATTGGTCCATAAATTGTGACAATTGGGATGAAGAGAAGAACTCTTTAACCATTGCGGTCAATGGACGAACGTTTGTAAGATTTTTGGGTGTTAGGTTCGATGAATCTGAAGAGATTGACATACGTTCCTTAACAACACGTTCCATACGGCTTAAACCGATTCGGAATTGATTTTGGATTAATTCTCCAACTGTACGAATACGACGGTTACCTAATTGGTCAATATCGTCTTCATTACCAACACCATCAATGAAGTTTAAGAAATATGAATATGTAGCATAAATATCTGATGCTACGATTGTTGTTTTTTCAAGTAATGGATCAATACCAACAATCTTCACAATTTCTTCATGATCATCTTCATGCGCAACAAACAATTCTTGTATTGCTGCTCCGACTAACCACATTGTTACGGGGCCATCTTCTAATGAATCAACAATAAGTTTTTCATTTGTTTTATTAATTTTAGGTACGTTGTAATTTGGTGTGAAACGATCAGCGATTAGATTTCCTTTTGCAGACATCATATCTGCTCCAGAAGCATCAAGAATACGTCCAACAGTATATAAACGTTGTGAGTAGTTTAACACTGCCCATACGTTATCTTTTGTTACCACAACTTCTTTACCCATGATCCCTGTGTAAATTTGAATCGTTTCGCCTTTTAAGGTCTCAAGATCTTGTGCAGTAAGAACCGTTCCGCGTTCAAATTCAAAATCATCACCATCAACATCTTTCGATAAGATACGTCCAACTAAATGCACGGTTCCATCAACCTTGATATCACTTACATCGGGTGCCGAGAAGATATTCTTAAGTGGGAATACATTCATGTGTCCGCCTTCGCGTAATACATCACGTAATTTTAAGACATCATCACGACGTGTAATATGTGTTCCTTTTTCAAAAACAACATTACCGTTAATATCTTTGATATCCCTTGTAAGAACGGTTCCATTTACACGATTGTAAACTTCAAGTTTTTTATGAATTTTATAACGACCTGCTTTATTAAGGTCATAACGGCGTGGATCTAAGAACTTCGCGTTCATCAAGTTGATAGCACCGTCAGTTGTAGGGATTTCATCAGCACGTTGGTTTTCATACATTACACGTAATGAATCTTCAAACGTAACAGTCTTATCTAATACTAATGAGTTCACAATCTCAGGATAGTTTCCAAAGAATGCTGTATAGAGTAACGCATATAAAGTTAAGAATTCACGTTTCTCACTATCAATTTCTTCCCATTCATCATAAACAGGTAAATTCATAGCATTTAAGAACGTTTTAAATGAATGTGTATCAAATGCATCTTCACCTTCTTGTAAATCAAGACTTAAACCAAAAGACTTGAACAAAATTGTGGATACAATCGTACGCTTACGGTCAACTTTCATGTTGATAACACGACCATTAGCCGCTTTACGATCATCACTCATAAATTCTAACCAAGTACCACGACTTGGAATTAATTCGGACATGAACGTGTCACGACCCGTTTTATCATCATTTTCAGACTTAAAATACGCTCCAGGAGAACGCACAATTTGCGAAACAATAACTCGTTCCGCTCCATTAATAATAAAGGTACCTGTTTCAGTCATTAAAGGAAGATCCCCGAGGAACACCTCTTCTTCTTTTTCAATCACTTCACCAGTTTGTTTGTTAATTACTTCTAGACGCATTGTTGCTCGAAGTGGCGCAGCATAGTTTGCTTCGCGTGATCGACATTCGTCTACGTTATATTTAGGTTCACCAAATGAATAATCAATGAACTTTAGTTTTACATTTTCATTATAGCTTTGAATAGGATAGATTTCGTTAAAAACTTCAAAGAGTCCCTCGTTTTTAAACCATTCATACGCATCCGTTTGAATTTCTACCAAATTAGGCAATTCTAAGGTTCCACTAACTTGAGAATAATCACGACGGGTAGCCTTATTACCAAATTTCTTTACACTATATACTTGGTTTTTCTCCATTTATGCCATCCTTTCCTGTACTTTTTATAACAACCAAAAAAACGCGCATAAATCCACTATTATGCAATTATATATATTATCACTAATGTGGGTTACAGTCAACGCTTT is part of the Erysipelothrix piscisicarius genome and harbors:
- the rpoB gene encoding DNA-directed RNA polymerase subunit beta, whose product is MEKNQVYSVKKFGNKATRRDYSQVSGTLELPNLVEIQTDAYEWFKNEGLFEVFNEIYPIQSYNENVKLKFIDYSFGEPKYNVDECRSREANYAAPLRATMRLEVINKQTGEVIEKEEEVFLGDLPLMTETGTFIINGAERVIVSQIVRSPGAYFKSENDDKTGRDTFMSELIPSRGTWLEFMSDDRKAANGRVINMKVDRKRTIVSTILFKSFGLSLDLQEGEDAFDTHSFKTFLNAMNLPVYDEWEEIDSEKREFLTLYALLYTAFFGNYPEIVNSLVLDKTVTFEDSLRVMYENQRADEIPTTDGAINLMNAKFLDPRRYDLNKAGRYKIHKKLEVYNRVNGTVLTRDIKDINGNVVFEKGTHITRRDDVLKLRDVLREGGHMNVFPLKNIFSAPDVSDIKVDGTVHLVGRILSKDVDGDDFEFERGTVLTAQDLETLKGETIQIYTGIMGKEVVVTKDNVWAVLNYSQRLYTVGRILDASGADMMSAKGNLIADRFTPNYNVPKINKTNEKLIVDSLEDGPVTMWLVGAAIQELFVAHEDDHEEIVKIVGIDPLLEKTTIVASDIYATYSYFLNFIDGVGNEDDIDQLGNRRIRTVGELIQNQFRIGLSRMERVVKERMSISSDSSNLTPKNLTNVRPLTAMVKEFFSSSQLSQFMDQLNPLAELTNKRRISALGPGGLTRDRAGFEVRDVHTSHYGRICPIETPEGPNIGLISNLTSYGKIDKYGFIQTPYRIVTPDGTVTEDIIYLSADDEFEYVIAQANEVQDHKLVNEEVVVRYRGENILAHRDTVELIDVSPKQIVSVATAAIPFLENDDASRALMGANMQRQAVPLLKPNSPFVGTGIEHRIAKDSGSAVICHEDGIVSYVDANRVIVNGVSGKERTYLLQKFRRSNQGTCINQKPLVALGEKVSNGDILADGPSMQNGELALGQNVTVAFMTWNGYNYEDAIIMSERLVKEDVYTSIHIEEYTLEVRETKLGPEEITRDIPNVSEVACRHLDARGIVMIGAEVKEGDILVGKVTPKGQSEISPEEKLLLAIFGEKSREVRDNSLKVPHGGSGIVQDIKIFSRAEGHDLPPGVSESVKVYIVQKRKIHEGDKMAGRHGNKGVISKILPVEDMPYMEDGTPVDIMLNPLGVPSRMNIGQILELHLGIAAKNLNIKFATSVFDGIETDELFNIMKEGNVSPDGKMVLYDGQTGERYDERISVGVMYMLKLSHMIDDKLHARATGPYSLVTQQPLGGKAQNGGQRFGEMEVWALYAYGAANTLQEILTIKSDDVNGRTKTYAAIQNGEDIPEPGIPESFRVLKHELQALALDVKFLDQNKEEIKESLVDGDEEVASAPSQDVPQPEIVVEIEETNEVESLNLDEQA